A genomic region of Minwuia thermotolerans contains the following coding sequences:
- a CDS encoding PAS domain-containing protein produces MSDPLHPETGQPLLSDVNRALRDHWLTLRGEGPGLPSWDAFDPVAVPRLLPYLVVVEVVGDPPVIRYRLVGTFITELAGRDATGRTLDAALYGDRLEAMIWTFRRCAEKAVPLATLGSVHFAEKEWVTAEHIFLPFAWGLNADRAGIVLSGLDVLAGDQRLAGRSRDVELILVWRK; encoded by the coding sequence ATGAGCGATCCACTGCATCCGGAGACCGGCCAGCCATTGCTCAGCGATGTGAACCGCGCGCTTCGTGACCACTGGCTGACGCTTCGCGGCGAGGGGCCGGGCCTGCCTTCCTGGGACGCCTTCGATCCGGTGGCCGTGCCCCGGCTGCTGCCCTATCTGGTGGTTGTCGAGGTCGTCGGCGATCCACCCGTAATCCGCTATCGTCTGGTCGGCACCTTCATCACCGAACTGGCCGGCCGGGACGCCACGGGCCGGACGCTGGACGCGGCGCTCTATGGCGACCGGCTGGAGGCGATGATCTGGACCTTCCGGCGATGCGCGGAAAAGGCCGTGCCGCTGGCCACGCTGGGCAGCGTCCACTTCGCCGAGAAGGAGTGGGTCACGGCGGAGCACATCTTCCTTCCCTTCGCCTGGGGCCTCAACGCCGACAGGGCCGGTATCGTCCTGAGCGGACTCGACGTGCTGGCCGGCGACCAACGGCTGGCCGGCCGGTCGCGAGACGTGGAACTGATTCTCGTCTGGCGGAAATAG
- a CDS encoding cupin domain-containing protein: MNDQSNAPKFGKAVHATPESAPEVPGRRAFFSYRDLGVTEATGGKMRAQLTTADKGMTESTGWHYHECEAQFVYCTSGWVDLEFETGESVRVQAGESIFIPGGLKHNELRTSDDFQILEVSVPADMGTVPCEDPRG; this comes from the coding sequence ATGAACGATCAGTCCAACGCGCCGAAGTTCGGCAAGGCGGTGCACGCCACGCCGGAGAGCGCGCCCGAGGTTCCGGGCCGCCGGGCCTTCTTCAGCTACCGCGATCTGGGCGTGACGGAAGCGACGGGCGGCAAGATGCGCGCGCAACTCACCACCGCCGACAAGGGCATGACCGAGTCCACGGGCTGGCACTATCACGAGTGCGAGGCCCAGTTCGTCTATTGCACCAGCGGCTGGGTCGATCTGGAGTTCGAGACCGGCGAGTCCGTCCGGGTCCAGGCCGGCGAGTCGATCTTCATCCCGGGCGGGCTGAAGCACAACGAGTTGCGGACCTCCGACGACTTCCAGATCCTGGAGGTCTCGGTGCCGGCCGACATGGGCACCGTGCCCTGCGAGGATCCGCGGGGCTGA
- the argE gene encoding acetylornithine deacetylase: MTVLDQTREILDHLIGFATVSADSNLELIAYANERLDRIDARTHLTLNAEGTKANLFATIGPDVDGGVVLSGHTDVVPVEDQDWSSDPFTARFQDDLIYGRGACDMKGFIACALAMAESFAEADLKRPLHLALTYDEEVGCLGARVMLEALKDSGRRPAACIIGEPTGMRVIEGHKGCCEYSTSFDGLEGHGSRPELGVNAAEYAVRYAAELIAAAEDLKQRVPAESRFEPPWSTISLGRIHGGIAHNVIPNHCTVDWEFRPVNRADADYVRERMRRYADDVLLPRMQAIHPEAAIHHRVIGEVGSLEPMPGSEALALARALTGGNSSDVVSFNTEAGLFQELGIPTVVCGPGFIDQAHKPDEFVSLDQLSQCLDMIAGLKVRLAA; encoded by the coding sequence ATGACCGTTCTCGACCAGACCCGCGAGATCCTGGACCACCTGATCGGCTTCGCGACCGTTTCCGCCGACAGCAATCTGGAACTGATCGCCTATGCCAATGAGCGCCTGGACCGCATCGACGCCCGCACCCACCTGACGCTCAACGCCGAGGGCACCAAGGCGAACCTGTTCGCGACCATCGGCCCGGACGTCGACGGGGGCGTGGTCCTGTCGGGCCATACCGACGTGGTGCCGGTCGAGGATCAGGACTGGTCCAGCGACCCCTTCACCGCGCGATTCCAGGATGACCTGATCTATGGCCGCGGCGCCTGCGACATGAAGGGATTCATCGCCTGCGCGCTGGCGATGGCGGAAAGCTTCGCCGAAGCGGACCTCAAGCGTCCCCTGCATCTGGCGCTGACCTATGACGAGGAAGTCGGCTGCCTGGGCGCGCGGGTGATGCTGGAGGCGCTGAAGGACTCGGGCCGCCGTCCCGCGGCCTGCATCATCGGGGAACCGACCGGCATGCGGGTGATCGAGGGCCACAAGGGCTGCTGCGAGTACAGCACCAGCTTCGACGGGCTGGAGGGTCACGGCTCCCGGCCCGAACTCGGCGTCAACGCCGCCGAGTACGCCGTGCGCTACGCGGCGGAACTGATCGCCGCCGCCGAAGACCTGAAACAGCGGGTTCCCGCCGAGAGCCGCTTCGAACCGCCCTGGTCGACCATCTCGCTGGGCCGGATCCATGGCGGCATCGCCCACAATGTCATTCCCAATCATTGTACGGTGGACTGGGAATTCCGGCCGGTGAACCGCGCCGACGCCGACTATGTCCGTGAACGCATGCGCCGCTATGCCGACGATGTGCTGCTGCCACGAATGCAGGCCATCCACCCGGAGGCGGCGATCCATCATCGCGTCATCGGGGAGGTCGGCAGTCTGGAGCCCATGCCGGGCTCGGAGGCCCTGGCGCTGGCGCGCGCGCTGACCGGCGGAAACTCGTCGGACGTCGTCTCCTTCAACACGGAGGCCGGTCTGTTCCAGGAACTCGGTATACCGACCGTCGTCTGCGGCCCCGGTTTCATCGACCAGGCCCACAAGCCCGACGAGTTCGTCAGCCTGGACCAGCTCTCCCAGTGTCTCGACATGATCGCAGGGCTGAAGGTGCGGCTGGCGGCCTGA
- a CDS encoding M24 family metallopeptidase, producing the protein MPDVTLPFDRAEYHDRLARVRRAMDDAGLDVLFTCDPSNMAWLTGYDGWSFYVHQGVIVGPEGEPVFWGRRMDAMGAMRTCYMDAANIVGYSDDYVMSSDSHAMEHLAETIKARGWDGRRIGVEKENYYYSARAHEVLERNLEGALVDATLLVNWQRVIKSPTEIRFMRRAARIVENMHRHILEIVEPGRRRNEIAAAIYHTGLWGSEDEDGLFGGDYAAIAPLMPTGRDATAAHLTWDDRPFEEGAATFFEIAGCYRRYHAPLCRTIFLGEPPADMRFAEEAVIEGIEAGISAARPGNTAGDVARAFYDVLQKRGIKREGRCGYPIGLSYPPDWGERTFSIRPNDQTELKPNMTFHLMTALWMDEWGLEITEPLRVRSEGPAECLANYPRQLFVKP; encoded by the coding sequence ATGCCAGACGTGACCCTGCCCTTCGATCGTGCGGAGTATCACGACAGGCTCGCAAGGGTCAGGCGGGCGATGGACGATGCCGGACTGGACGTGCTGTTCACCTGCGATCCCTCCAACATGGCCTGGCTGACGGGCTATGACGGCTGGAGCTTCTACGTCCACCAGGGCGTCATCGTGGGGCCGGAAGGCGAGCCGGTGTTCTGGGGCCGACGCATGGACGCCATGGGCGCGATGCGCACCTGTTACATGGATGCGGCGAACATCGTCGGCTACTCGGACGACTACGTGATGTCGAGCGACTCGCACGCCATGGAGCACCTGGCGGAGACCATCAAGGCGCGCGGCTGGGACGGCCGCCGCATCGGCGTGGAGAAGGAGAACTACTACTATTCCGCCCGCGCCCATGAGGTGCTGGAACGCAATCTGGAAGGCGCGCTGGTCGACGCCACCCTGCTGGTGAACTGGCAGCGCGTGATCAAGTCGCCGACCGAAATCCGCTTCATGCGCCGCGCCGCGCGCATCGTGGAGAACATGCATCGCCATATCCTGGAGATCGTCGAGCCGGGCCGGCGGCGGAACGAGATCGCGGCCGCGATCTACCATACCGGCCTGTGGGGCTCCGAGGACGAGGACGGCCTGTTCGGCGGCGACTATGCGGCCATCGCGCCGCTGATGCCGACGGGCCGGGACGCGACGGCGGCGCATCTGACCTGGGACGACCGGCCATTCGAGGAGGGCGCGGCGACATTCTTCGAGATAGCCGGCTGTTACCGGCGCTATCATGCGCCGCTCTGCCGAACGATCTTCCTAGGCGAGCCGCCCGCCGACATGCGCTTCGCCGAGGAGGCAGTGATCGAGGGGATCGAGGCCGGCATTTCCGCCGCGCGGCCCGGCAACACCGCCGGCGACGTGGCCCGCGCCTTCTACGACGTACTGCAGAAGCGCGGCATCAAGCGCGAGGGCCGCTGCGGCTATCCCATCGGCCTCTCCTACCCGCCCGACTGGGGCGAGCGCACCTTCTCGATCAGGCCGAACGACCAGACGGAGTTGAAGCCCAACATGACCTTCCACCTGATGACGGCGCTGTGGATGGACGAATGGGGCCTGGAGATCACCGAGCCCCTCAGGGTGCGCAGCGAGGGGCCGGCGGAATGTCTGGCCAATTATCCCCGCCAGCTGTTCGTGAAACCATGA
- the eutB gene encoding hydroxyectoine utilization dehydratase EutB: MLNLSDIYAARQRMSGVAVATPLVASALSGPAGEEILLKLEILQPTGAFKLRGAANAVAAHVAAACESGVVSVSTGNHGRAVAYAARRLGIRAVICLSNLVPEGKAAAIAELGAEVRRIGRSQDEAQREADRLIADEGMIGISPFDDPLVVAGQGTIGLELLEARPDLACIVIPLSGGGLAAGVALAAKSIRPDIRIVGVSMDRGAAMHDSIRAGHPVEVEEVPSLADSLGGGIGLDNRLTFALCRALIDDIVLVSEQEIYDGMRALYARDRLVAEGASAVGHAALLAGKLDLGSPAAFLITGRNVDMGQFSAVIAGERLSFGNVQVGGGGHA, encoded by the coding sequence GTGTTGAATCTGAGCGATATCTATGCCGCGCGACAGCGCATGTCGGGTGTCGCCGTGGCGACGCCGCTTGTCGCGTCCGCGCTCTCCGGGCCGGCCGGAGAGGAGATCCTGCTGAAACTGGAGATCCTGCAGCCGACCGGCGCCTTCAAGCTGCGTGGCGCGGCCAACGCGGTCGCCGCGCACGTGGCCGCCGCGTGCGAGAGCGGCGTGGTTTCGGTCTCTACGGGCAACCACGGCCGCGCCGTGGCCTACGCCGCGCGCCGCCTCGGCATCCGGGCGGTCATCTGCCTGTCGAATCTGGTGCCTGAGGGAAAGGCGGCCGCGATCGCCGAACTGGGCGCCGAAGTGCGGCGCATCGGCCGCAGCCAGGACGAGGCCCAGCGCGAGGCGGATCGGCTGATCGCCGACGAGGGCATGATCGGGATCTCGCCGTTCGACGACCCTCTGGTGGTGGCGGGGCAGGGCACCATCGGGCTGGAGCTGCTGGAAGCGCGGCCGGACCTCGCCTGCATCGTGATACCGCTCTCGGGCGGCGGGCTCGCGGCTGGCGTCGCCCTGGCGGCGAAATCGATTCGTCCGGACATCCGGATCGTCGGCGTCAGCATGGACCGCGGCGCAGCGATGCACGACAGCATCCGCGCCGGGCATCCGGTCGAGGTGGAGGAGGTGCCCTCGCTGGCCGACAGCCTGGGCGGCGGCATCGGCCTGGACAACCGGCTCACCTTCGCGCTCTGCCGCGCTCTGATCGACGACATCGTGCTGGTGAGCGAGCAGGAGATCTATGACGGCATGCGTGCGCTCTATGCCCGCGACCGCCTGGTGGCGGAGGGCGCCTCGGCCGTGGGTCACGCGGCGCTGCTGGCCGGCAAGCTGGATCTCGGGAGTCCGGCGGCGTTCCTGATCACCGGGCGCAATGTGGACATGGGCCAGTTCTCGGCCGTGATCGCCGGCGAGAGACTGAGCTTCGGGAATGTCCAAGTGGGAGGCGGCGGCCATGCCTGA
- a CDS encoding cyclodeaminase: MPEIAVLTETELRRVVALELELVDVIEDAFRALAGGEVVMPPILSMDLPMVNGEVDVKTAWIPGFDGFAIKVSPGFFDNPQLGLPSLNGLMILFNAKTGLVDALLLDNGYLTDIRTAAAGAVAARHLAPETVTTAGVIGAGVQARLQLQAAHLVRPFERVLVWARDRDRALACAGDLETALGVAAEAAASPEEVVRGSELVVTTTPSREPLVRPDWLHPGLHITAMGSDQDGKNEIDPTAIAAADLYVADRLSQCGTAGEWQAVLAAGMDGGKTPPELGAVIAGDATGRESGRDVTIVDLTGTGAQDTAIATHALKRARAAGAGSVINT; encoded by the coding sequence ATGCCTGAGATTGCGGTGCTGACCGAAACCGAGCTGCGCCGGGTCGTGGCCCTCGAACTCGAGCTTGTCGACGTGATCGAGGACGCTTTCCGCGCCCTGGCCGGCGGCGAGGTCGTGATGCCGCCGATCCTGTCGATGGACCTTCCGATGGTGAACGGCGAAGTCGACGTGAAGACCGCCTGGATTCCCGGCTTTGACGGCTTCGCGATCAAGGTCTCGCCCGGCTTCTTCGACAATCCGCAGCTTGGCCTGCCCAGCCTCAACGGGCTGATGATCCTGTTCAACGCGAAGACCGGTCTGGTCGACGCACTGCTGCTCGACAACGGCTATCTGACCGACATCAGGACGGCCGCCGCAGGCGCCGTCGCGGCGCGGCATCTGGCGCCGGAGACGGTGACGACCGCCGGCGTCATCGGCGCCGGCGTTCAGGCGCGGCTGCAGCTTCAGGCGGCGCATCTCGTGCGGCCCTTCGAGCGGGTGCTTGTCTGGGCGCGGGACCGCGACCGGGCGCTGGCCTGCGCCGGCGATCTCGAAACGGCTCTCGGTGTCGCGGCGGAAGCGGCGGCGAGTCCCGAAGAAGTGGTGCGCGGAAGCGAACTCGTCGTCACCACCACCCCTTCCCGCGAGCCTCTGGTGCGGCCCGACTGGCTGCATCCGGGGCTGCACATCACCGCCATGGGCTCCGACCAGGACGGCAAGAACGAGATCGATCCGACGGCGATTGCCGCTGCCGATCTCTATGTCGCCGACCGGCTGAGCCAATGTGGAACTGCTGGCGAATGGCAGGCCGTGCTCGCCGCCGGCATGGATGGCGGGAAGACGCCGCCCGAACTCGGGGCGGTCATCGCCGGCGACGCGACGGGCCGCGAAAGCGGCCGGGACGTCACCATCGTGGATCTCACAGGCACGGGGGCGCAGGACACGGCCATCGCCACCCATGCGCTCAAGCGCGCGCGTGCGGCCGGTGCGGGATCCGTCATCAACACCTGA
- a CDS encoding aspartate aminotransferase family protein, producing MLRNDQLDQWDRDSFFHPSTHLGQHARGESPNRIVTGGKGVYIEDRDGKRLLDAFAGLYCVNVGYGRSEITDAIAAQAKELAYYHAYVGHGTEASITLANMIVERAPANMRSVYFGLGGSDANETNVKLVWYYNNVLGRPEKKKIISRWRGYHGSGLITGSLTGLELFHKKFDLPLDRILHTEAPYFLRRPDAGMSEREFSAWCAEKLEEMIQAEGPETVGAFIGEPVLGTGGIVPPPEGYWEAIQPVLKKHDILLIADEVVTGFGRLGSMFGSAHYGITPDIITIAKGLTSAYAPLSGSIISKDVYDVLMRGTDELGPIGHGWTYSAHPIGAAAGIANLKLVDELGLVDNAAEVGGYFRKALADAMKNHSNVAEVRGEGMLAAVELMDDPGARRFFDPAKKVGPSVVGAMAELGVVARAMPQGDIIGFAPPLCLTRAEADEIVSATVEAIGRHL from the coding sequence ATGCTCAGAAACGATCAGCTCGACCAGTGGGATCGCGACAGCTTTTTCCATCCGTCCACCCATCTGGGCCAGCATGCCCGCGGCGAGTCGCCGAACCGCATCGTGACGGGCGGCAAGGGCGTCTACATCGAGGATCGCGACGGCAAGCGCCTGCTCGACGCCTTTGCCGGGCTCTACTGCGTGAACGTCGGCTACGGCCGAAGCGAGATCACTGACGCCATCGCCGCCCAGGCGAAGGAACTGGCCTACTACCACGCCTATGTCGGCCACGGCACCGAGGCCTCGATCACGCTGGCCAACATGATCGTGGAACGCGCGCCGGCGAACATGCGGTCGGTCTATTTCGGCCTCGGCGGTTCCGACGCCAACGAGACCAACGTCAAGCTGGTCTGGTACTACAACAACGTGCTCGGCCGGCCGGAGAAGAAGAAGATCATCAGCCGCTGGCGGGGCTATCACGGCTCCGGGCTGATCACCGGCTCCCTGACCGGGCTGGAGTTGTTCCACAAGAAGTTCGACCTGCCGCTCGACCGGATCCTGCATACCGAGGCGCCGTATTTTCTCCGCCGTCCCGACGCGGGCATGAGCGAGCGGGAATTCTCTGCCTGGTGCGCCGAGAAGCTGGAGGAGATGATCCAGGCCGAGGGACCGGAGACGGTCGGCGCCTTCATCGGCGAACCGGTGCTCGGCACGGGCGGAATCGTGCCCCCGCCGGAAGGCTACTGGGAGGCGATCCAGCCGGTGCTGAAGAAGCACGACATCCTGCTGATCGCGGACGAGGTGGTGACCGGGTTCGGCCGCCTCGGCTCCATGTTCGGCTCCGCGCACTACGGCATCACGCCTGACATCATCACCATCGCCAAGGGGCTGACCTCGGCCTATGCGCCGCTTTCGGGATCGATCATCTCGAAGGACGTCTACGATGTACTGATGCGGGGCACCGACGAACTGGGCCCGATCGGTCATGGCTGGACCTATTCGGCGCATCCGATCGGAGCAGCCGCAGGAATCGCCAACCTGAAGCTTGTGGACGAGCTTGGGCTGGTCGACAACGCGGCCGAGGTCGGCGGCTATTTCCGGAAGGCCCTTGCCGACGCCATGAAGAACCATTCCAACGTCGCCGAAGTGCGCGGCGAGGGGATGCTGGCCGCGGTCGAACTGATGGACGATCCGGGCGCCCGCAGGTTCTTCGATCCGGCAAAGAAGGTCGGCCCGTCCGTGGTCGGCGCCATGGCCGAACTCGGCGTCGTCGCCCGCGCCATGCCCCAGGGCGACATCATCGGCTTTGCGCCGCCGCTCTGCCTGACGCGGGCCGAGGCCGACGAGATCGTGTCCGCAACTGTCGAGGCGATCGGGCGACATCTTTGA
- a CDS encoding sulfite exporter TauE/SafE family protein, with product MIEDPVFYAVALPVLMLTGISKGGFGAGIGIVAVPTLSLVVPPLQAVAIMLPILCLMDIFGVWSYRRDWSRKLMLYLAPGALLGIGIGTALAGWVDEHMIRLIIGTIAVLFSLNYWLGGRRRDEARPENPVRGVFWSAVSGFTSFIGHAGGPPLQVYLLPLKLNKTVFVGTTTVFFMAVNYAKLVPYGYLGLLTEENLMTALVLAPICPLAMLSGVWLHHRIPERPFYLICYVFVFLVGLKLLRDGVTGVFG from the coding sequence TTGATCGAAGACCCCGTCTTCTACGCGGTGGCGCTGCCGGTCCTGATGCTGACCGGCATTTCCAAGGGCGGGTTCGGCGCAGGGATCGGCATCGTCGCGGTGCCGACCCTGTCGCTTGTCGTGCCGCCGCTGCAGGCCGTGGCGATCATGCTGCCGATCCTGTGTCTGATGGATATCTTCGGCGTCTGGAGCTACCGCCGCGACTGGAGCCGGAAGCTGATGCTCTATCTGGCGCCCGGCGCGCTGCTCGGCATCGGCATCGGAACGGCGCTGGCAGGGTGGGTGGACGAGCACATGATCCGCCTGATCATCGGCACGATCGCGGTGCTGTTCTCGCTGAACTACTGGCTGGGCGGGCGCCGCCGCGACGAGGCGCGGCCGGAGAACCCGGTGCGGGGCGTCTTCTGGTCCGCAGTGTCCGGGTTCACCAGCTTCATCGGCCATGCCGGCGGTCCGCCGCTGCAGGTCTATCTGCTGCCGCTGAAGCTGAACAAGACGGTCTTCGTCGGCACCACCACCGTGTTCTTCATGGCGGTGAATTACGCCAAGCTGGTGCCCTATGGCTATCTGGGGCTGCTGACGGAAGAGAACCTGATGACCGCCCTGGTGCTCGCGCCAATCTGCCCGCTGGCGATGCTCTCCGGGGTCTGGCTCCACCACCGGATCCCCGAGAGGCCCTTCTACCTGATCTGCTACGTCTTCGTCTTCCTGGTCGGGCTCAAGCTGCTCCGGGATGGCGTCACGGGCGTCTTCGGGTGA
- a CDS encoding VOC family protein — MSISIARIDHVVLNVTDMDRAIAFYREVLGCEVERTVERIGLVQMRAGACLIDLFPAKAPSETPNMDHFCVRVEPWNVDEIMAHLEKHGVDKGETVTRYGAEGDGPSIYIQDPDGNTVELKGPPVG, encoded by the coding sequence ATGAGCATAAGCATCGCAAGAATCGACCATGTTGTCCTGAATGTCACCGACATGGACCGGGCCATCGCCTTCTACCGCGAGGTTCTGGGCTGCGAGGTCGAACGCACGGTAGAGCGGATCGGTCTGGTGCAGATGCGCGCCGGCGCCTGCCTGATCGACCTGTTTCCGGCAAAGGCCCCGTCCGAGACGCCGAACATGGATCACTTCTGCGTCCGCGTTGAGCCGTGGAACGTGGACGAAATCATGGCGCACCTTGAGAAGCATGGCGTCGACAAGGGCGAGACGGTCACCCGCTACGGCGCCGAGGGCGACGGCCCGTCGATCTACATCCAGGACCCGGACGGCAACACGGTGGAACTGAAGGGCCCGCCTGTCGGCTGA
- the soxA gene encoding sulfur oxidation c-type cytochrome SoxA, with amino-acid sequence MAEPPDPPKSGLEWATPAVREMQADPFANPGLFWLEKGRAIFARKSGAADRACADCHSPADLEGVAARYPVVRDGRVVNLERQINDCRQARMEADPLPLESEPMLSLALYLRSLSAGRPVDVAVDGAAEPFFERGKALYRERRGQMNLACFQCHDERAGQWVRGEQLSQGQINAYPAYLLRWSGVGSTHRRFRFCDDQRVAEPRPLGSEAYLALELYLAWRGNGLPVEAPAVRR; translated from the coding sequence ATGGCGGAGCCGCCCGATCCGCCGAAGTCCGGCCTGGAATGGGCGACGCCTGCGGTCCGCGAGATGCAGGCCGATCCCTTCGCCAATCCGGGTCTGTTCTGGCTGGAGAAGGGGCGGGCGATCTTCGCGCGGAAGTCGGGCGCAGCGGACAGGGCCTGCGCCGACTGCCATTCGCCGGCTGATCTGGAAGGCGTTGCCGCGCGCTATCCCGTGGTCCGGGACGGACGGGTAGTGAATCTGGAGCGCCAGATCAATGACTGCCGGCAGGCGCGTATGGAGGCAGATCCTCTTCCGCTCGAATCCGAGCCGATGCTGTCGCTCGCGCTTTACCTGCGCAGCCTGTCGGCGGGCAGGCCGGTCGACGTCGCCGTGGACGGCGCGGCGGAACCCTTCTTCGAGCGGGGGAAGGCCCTCTACCGCGAGCGGCGCGGGCAGATGAATCTGGCCTGCTTCCAGTGCCACGACGAGCGCGCCGGACAATGGGTCCGCGGCGAGCAGTTGAGTCAGGGCCAGATCAACGCCTATCCGGCCTATCTGCTGCGCTGGTCCGGTGTGGGCTCGACGCACCGGCGCTTCCGCTTCTGCGACGACCAGCGCGTCGCCGAGCCGCGGCCGCTCGGTTCCGAGGCCTACCTGGCGCTGGAGCTCTACCTCGCCTGGCGCGGCAACGGCCTGCCCGTCGAGGCGCCGGCGGTCAGGCGTTAG
- a CDS encoding flavin reductase family protein, translating to MFYRAEQDHGLKHNPFKALVSPRPIGWISTRDRQGGFNLAPFSYFNAITDYPPTVVFGCNGPHPEGDTKDTAANARDTGEFVVNMATWELREQMNRSSAHVPRNVDEFKEAGLTAADCELVSAPRVKESPVNLECRLVQVIQLRSSNPKITNNMVVGEVIGIHIDERIIKDGMIDMPTYRPIARLGYMDYTVVEKVFTMDRPD from the coding sequence ATGTTCTATCGCGCCGAGCAGGACCACGGCCTGAAGCACAACCCGTTCAAGGCGCTCGTGTCGCCCCGGCCGATCGGCTGGATTTCCACGCGGGACCGGCAGGGCGGCTTCAACCTGGCGCCCTTCAGCTACTTCAACGCCATCACCGACTACCCGCCGACGGTTGTCTTCGGCTGCAACGGCCCGCATCCGGAAGGCGACACCAAGGACACCGCGGCCAACGCCCGCGACACCGGCGAGTTCGTGGTCAACATGGCCACCTGGGAACTGCGCGAACAGATGAACAGGAGCTCCGCCCACGTGCCGCGCAATGTGGACGAGTTCAAGGAAGCGGGGCTCACTGCCGCCGACTGCGAATTGGTCTCGGCGCCGCGGGTCAAGGAAAGCCCGGTCAACCTGGAATGCCGGCTGGTGCAGGTCATCCAGCTCCGCTCCAGCAATCCGAAGATCACCAACAACATGGTCGTCGGCGAGGTGATCGGCATCCACATCGACGAGCGGATCATCAAGGACGGCATGATCGACATGCCGACCTACCGCCCGATCGCCCGGCTCGGCTACATGGACTACACCGTGGTCGAGAAGGTCTTCACCATGGACCGGCCGGACTAG
- a CDS encoding GNAT family N-acetyltransferase, protein MFQFTLLNAVARAALPALLDVSFGPEREKKIAYRFRDHVDEDERFGMAAWDGDLMVGAIQYWPCRAGGVDAMLLGPLAVAPSYRGRGAARALVNQSLQKVADAGIDLVVLIGDPRLYLQYGFTPASGQGLWIEGEPDSRVQMKPLTAAGRSASGQVTPMAALRRRQRSAG, encoded by the coding sequence ATGTTCCAGTTCACCCTGTTGAATGCCGTCGCACGGGCGGCGCTCCCCGCCCTGCTCGACGTCTCCTTCGGCCCCGAGCGGGAGAAGAAGATCGCCTATCGTTTCCGCGATCACGTCGACGAGGACGAACGCTTCGGCATGGCCGCCTGGGACGGCGACCTGATGGTCGGCGCGATCCAGTACTGGCCCTGCCGGGCCGGCGGCGTCGACGCCATGCTGCTGGGGCCGCTGGCCGTGGCGCCGTCCTATCGCGGCCGCGGCGCGGCCCGGGCGCTGGTCAACCAGAGTCTGCAGAAGGTCGCCGATGCGGGCATCGACCTGGTGGTGCTGATCGGCGATCCCAGGCTCTATCTGCAATACGGCTTCACGCCGGCCTCGGGGCAGGGCTTGTGGATCGAGGGCGAGCCGGATTCCAGGGTGCAGATGAAGCCGCTCACGGCAGCCGGCAGATCGGCAAGCGGGCAGGTCACGCCGATGGCGGCGCTGCGGCGGCGGCAACGCAGCGCCGGTTGA
- a CDS encoding invasion associated locus B family protein, with the protein MAIGSNAVRMGAMALAALVMLDAPKAGAQNQAPQPRSEVVGTHGDWEKRCIDLQAQGQRCALVQMGDNPTAQVRAVATLTRGGENGAETVARFEVPIGVHLPSGLRVHIDGQDFGGVPYQFCHPDRCAAIAILSGEQEAALKGGSTATITFFADPEVPIEVPISLMGVTAGLRSLE; encoded by the coding sequence ATGGCGATCGGTTCCAATGCGGTCCGCATGGGCGCAATGGCGCTGGCGGCCCTGGTCATGCTGGACGCGCCGAAGGCCGGCGCACAGAACCAGGCGCCACAGCCCCGGAGCGAAGTGGTCGGCACGCACGGCGACTGGGAGAAGCGCTGCATCGATCTGCAGGCGCAGGGCCAACGCTGCGCCCTGGTGCAGATGGGCGACAACCCGACGGCCCAGGTCCGCGCCGTGGCGACGCTGACCCGCGGCGGCGAGAACGGGGCCGAGACCGTCGCCCGCTTCGAGGTGCCGATCGGGGTCCATCTGCCGAGCGGTCTGCGGGTCCATATCGACGGTCAGGACTTCGGCGGCGTGCCGTACCAGTTCTGCCACCCCGACCGCTGCGCCGCGATCGCCATCCTGTCTGGCGAGCAGGAAGCCGCGCTGAAGGGCGGAAGCACGGCGACGATTACCTTCTTCGCCGATCCGGAGGTGCCGATCGAGGTGCCGATCTCGCTGATGGGCGTGACCGCCGGACTCCGTTCCCTCGAATAG